The sequence CAGAGCGACAACAACAGCCTCTCTTCCTTCGCTTATCCCAGCCCTTACAGTACCTTGACACCTTCCGAAAATGACTACGCTACCACCAGCAACAATTTCCGCGCCGGCATGTAAATTACCAATGAGTATTACATCCCCAGAATGTATTATGCTCTGCCCACTCCTTAGGTTCTTCTTCACAAGTTTTGTTCCAGATTTCGTATCGCCTTGATTGACCATGTCGACTTTCTTTCTCACAATGACGTCATCTTTTCCTTCAGAACCCATAAGCACGTGCGAAATCGTGAGGCCAAGTTCCTGAACGCGAGAAACGATCCTGGGTATGTCTGATATGTGCTTCTCGTGCTCTTCCACCAAAAGCATAATTTTATCGCCCTGTGCAAAGAAATTTCCCATCGATTTGATTTTGTCTTCAATTTTCTGGAGAACATCGACAATGTCCGTGTAATCTCTTATGTACAAAACCAGGCCATCCTTAGTCATTTTGAAGTCCACCATATTCATATCCTCCGTTATCTAAGTTCTTCCCCAATAAATTCAGAAAACGATCGTCTCAATTTCATCAATCCAAGATGAAACGTCGAGCGGAGAAATCTCTTTGATAGCTTTTTTGAAGTTGAAGAAATTCTCCCTAAAAACCTCAAGCCTGTTTCCAGAATGTATTTCAACTGCGCATTCAAGCAGTGCTGCCAAATAGTCCGCTGTTCTGACTATTCTACCAGCATCTTTTTCGAAAGGTTCAACTGCAAAGTCTACAAAATTCTTCACGAACTCAAGATTTGGGTTTTCAGATATCCACTCAACGAGCATCTCCCTTTCAACGAGCGCCACAAGTTCATCTAAGCCTTGGACTTTCTTTTTAGTAGGAGTAATCACATCTCCGGTGAACGCTTCTGGTAAATCGTGAAGTATGCTCCGTACAATAACCTCAGTTGTTTTATCAAATTCCAAAAGTTTGCTCAATAAATACGAAATTGTCACAACGATAAAGGAATGACCGCTGACGCTGGTACGAACGTTTCTGTGCGTTCTGTTCCATCGCACCATCGAAGTGAGGTTGAGCAGTGGTGACCAAACATATTGAGCAATCTGCCAGTACTTTTCTATCCGTTCTTTTGGAAAGAATTGTGATATTTCATCTATTTTTTCGCTCAATTCTCTCAGCGGTTGGCTGAAGTCGTACAATTTTCCGTTTTCGCGAGCTTCAAGGTAGCTTATGTAGAGATCCGCAAGTTTGTCTAATCTACTGTAACTATCAACATTTATTAAAATATTCACCGTCTGCTCGTCTGCGACATTTTTCAGCTCATCGATGGCCTTTAATTTAACCTTATTCCATACATCCGGTGCAAATCGTTCGATGCGCTCTTTCAGTTGCAACGAGACGTCGGATAGCACGATCTTAGGCAATTCCCTCGAAAGACGCCAACGTAGGCTGTTCTCTATGTTTTGTGACCAATCGCTCTGTTGCTCTAAGGAATGAAAAATGAAAGAAAGAAAAAAGGTATTAAAAGAATTATCTGCCTCTGTGAACCTTATCAAGGCAGGCCTGTTGTTCCAGCGCTGTATTGTAAAAAGGTTTGTCAAAGAAAAAAGAAACGTTCCCTTTCCCAAGAACACCACCCCTATTTGATTATACCATAGCATTTTAGGGAAAGGGAACGTTTCATATATTCTCAGTTGGAACTATTTCGCTATGCTAACCAATGATTTGATAAATTGAATTCTTTACTCACGCTTGCTTTGAAGCTTTCTCTTTTCTTTGATATTTCATCTCATACATTTTTTCATCTACACGTCTTATAAGTTCATCTAAATTTCTGCTGTCGATATCAATTATTCCAAAAGAGAATGTAACTGGTGAAGAATGAATTATCCTATCAATTAAAGCATCAGGCCTATCAGAATCGATGAAGAGCAAGAATTCATCCCCGCCGT is a genomic window of Fervidobacterium gondwanense DSM 13020 containing:
- the minC gene encoding septum site-determining protein MinC, translating into MVDFKMTKDGLVLYIRDYTDIVDVLQKIEDKIKSMGNFFAQGDKIMLLVEEHEKHISDIPRIVSRVQELGLTISHVLMGSEGKDDVIVRKKVDMVNQGDTKSGTKLVKKNLRSGQSIIHSGDVILIGNLHAGAEIVAGGSVVIFGRCQGTVRAGISEGREAVVVALTFEAPFVQLADLKGTFSEKYDYPVVLYAKSGRIEIAKYDKKIGGIEIG
- a CDS encoding HD domain-containing protein; translated protein: MPKIVLSDVSLQLKERIERFAPDVWNKVKLKAIDELKNVADEQTVNILINVDSYSRLDKLADLYISYLEARENGKLYDFSQPLRELSEKIDEISQFFPKERIEKYWQIAQYVWSPLLNLTSMVRWNRTHRNVRTSVSGHSFIVVTISYLLSKLLEFDKTTEVIVRSILHDLPEAFTGDVITPTKKKVQGLDELVALVEREMLVEWISENPNLEFVKNFVDFAVEPFEKDAGRIVRTADYLAALLECAVEIHSGNRLEVFRENFFNFKKAIKEISPLDVSSWIDEIETIVF